Genomic window (Pirellulales bacterium):
GTCCTATCGTGCTCTGGCCCGACCTCCCTTGCGGGGCATGTACCGAGGCTTTGAAATCTTGGGCGTTCCGCCGTCGTCCTCTGGCGGCACGTCGTTGATCGAGGCGCTGAACATCCTGGAATGCTTCGATTTCGACCGGGATCCGACTTCGCCCACCAACGTGCATCGGACGGTCGAAGCGATGAAGCGGGCCTACCGCGATCGGGCCCGCTACCTGGGCGATCCGCTGGCGGCGCCGATTCCCGATTTTCTCGTGGACAAAGCCTATGCCCGCCGGCTGGCTGCCACGATCACCGGCCGCGCCACTCCCAGCCGCGAGTTGGCCGGCGACATTCCGCTCGCCGCGGAGTCCAAGGAAACGACCCACATCTCTGTGGTGGACAAGGATCGCATGGCGGTCAGTCTGACGTACACGCTCGAAAACTCGTACGGCAGTCGGGTCGTCGTACCCGGGGCCGGTTTTCTCCTGAACGACGAGATGAACGACTTCAACTGGCTTCCCGGTGTTACCGACGCCACCGGCCGCATCGGCACGGACGCGAACCTCGTGCGCCCCGGCAAACGCATGCTCAGCTCGATGTGTCCGACGATTGTCGCCCGCGACGGCCATCCCTTGCTCGTCACCGGCTCGCCCGGCGGGCGAACGATCATCAACACGGTCCTGTGCGTCGTGACCAACCTCATCGATTTTCACATGGACCTGCGCCATGCCGTGGATGCGCCTCGCTTTCACCACCAGTGGTTTCCGGACGAAATCCGCGTGGAACCTGCCTGGTCCGAGCGAGCCCCGGAGCTTGCCGATAAGCTGCGGGCGATGGGCCACACGCTGGCGCCGTCTGCGCATCAGGGCGACGCCCACAGCATCTGGATCGATCCCGCCACCGGCGACCTGACCGGCGCTGCGGATCGCCGGATCTCGGGCAAAGCGGCGGGTTATTGATGCCGCCTGTTAAGCGGCCTGCGCGAAACCGACGGCGAGAGGTGATCGCACGGCGTAGGCGTGTCCGTCCGAGGCAATTCAGTCATAGCCCTTCGAACAGCCAGATTGTGGCGACCGAAGTGGCGAAGAATGACGGGAGTAGCACCGACCGCGATAGAAGTCTGATTCTGGAGGAACAATTCGACAAAGGCCAATCACGGCGATTTACTGGAACCGACTACGGTCGAAGTACCATGATCAGTTCCCGTGAGGCTTGGCGCGCAGATCGATGGGCACCATCGCCTCCTAACGTGCTAAATCGCCCTAGCACCGATTTACATCGAACTTGGCCAAAATACTCGGCCGCTACTCCTCGCAAGAGGTGACTTGAGATACCGTTTGAGCATTTTTTGTCAGGGAAGGTGACGATCGCCGTTGCACCTTGCGCAGCCACGAGCTTCAGAAGCTCGGTCACTGCACAGCGAGATTCGGTTTGGACGCTGTATTTCGACCGTGGACGTTCCTTGGCCGGCGGATATCGGCCTACACCTGACACGTCGCCGCATCGGCCGCGGCAAACGGTTTCAAGCACATGATAGAACCTGCTGTAGTGAACCGCCGAATACGGAGGGTCAATGAATACAAGGTCTCCCTTGCGCAGTTCTGAGGCGGATTCATTTGCATCCGCAACTCGCGCACTTCCACGAATCTGAGCGTGTTTACTTGCGATTTCTCGTAATTCAGTTTTGGTTCTTTCCAGAACTTCGCGATTCCACGACTCAAGCAGAAATCTCTTGGCAGATTCTGTTGGCTGAAATGGCTGAGCAGTGTGTCCTGGCGATGCGGCACACTGACTTGCGGCGCTGATTAGCGCGGCCAATGCTACTTGTCGGTCACGCGGGCTTTGTGGTAGGGATAGGCGAAGTGCATCCATCCAGATTGATTGAGCGCTGCTGAAATAATGCCCGCCGTATGCCCTCGTGATTACAAATTCACTCGGCGCGCTCGCACATGTTTCACGAATCTCCTCGACGTACGAATTATGAAAGTCGATGGGGCGAGGAAGTACGCGTGTGGCTTTGGCGAACAGTCGGCGTCGTTTGAGTTCACGTTCGGCGCGCCCTCTCCATTCTGCCCAAAGAGTCTCGGCATTTACGGCTCTAGTGCGCCCAAGCACTGCGCAAGCAAGGGCGACAGAGAATGCCTGAATGTCGAAAGCTCGAACAGGTATGCGGCAACACCCGGCGACAAAACTTGCCACAGCGCCCGAGCCCGTAAAAAGGTCCATGAATCGGCGCGCATTCTGAACCTCGTCCTTCAAGAGGAGCCCAAGTCCATTCTTTAACATCCAGCGCTTAGAGCCCATGTATTTCATAGGGTTTTGCGATAGATGGATAGGTTGCCCGACTCGGTGATCTGGTAGTCACAATACTCATTCGCAAATGCGGGCGACCGTTGGACGGTCCAGAAGCGGTTCTTTCCGCCCAGAATCTCGTCGACGATTCTCCGATAGCGAACGATCCGGTGGTAGGCTACGATTTGAACCGACTCGAGATCGGGGTATGACCGACGATTCGGTATGGGCGGCACCTGCATTTCAATTGAGGAGATTTTCTCGACACGGCTCGTCAAGCTCACCTTTTCGAGCGGCGCGAACTGTGGAAATCCAGACACGTGATCAGCGTAGTTTGCGCGGTTTCGATGCCCGGAGTCAGATATATCTGCTTTTTCGGGGTTGAGAGTGAACAGCGGATCCGCAGAAAAGCACGGGGACTTCTTTACTATCTTCCAATAAAACTTATGCTCGCCGCTCCCGGCGTCTTTTTTGATGGCGCTGCAATGATGCCCGCCATGGTCAAGCGTCATGCGGATCACCAGCTTGCGATCGTAAAGTAGAAAGTAACCTAGCAAATGCGCTAGCGCACGCATTGCATAGTGGCTGGCATAGTAACCGCTGACGGAGGACCAGAGAGGGCTTGCGCTCGTCAACGAGCACGAAATGAGGAAGCTGTGGATCGCTCGGTGCCATGCCTCTACCGAAGCCGTGGCGAAGTACTTTGACTTCTGTCGATCAATCGTGACCTGCAACTCATCCCGGTTTGGGAAAGCGCTGAGGAGGTTAGCCGCCAAGTGGCCAAGGTGAGGGAACGAGTGCGCGGCGCTAACGACATTCAATGGAGCGAAGAGAACGTCGACAAAAGTGCGCGTCTCAGGTGGAATCTCAATCGCCATTGCTGAGCTCGGAATAGATTCTGCCGCGAGTTTCGCGAGCCTTTTCCGCCCTATCCTCCGCCGTCATGTCGTCAACGCTTGCTGTTGTTCCCACTGAGCACCACAATACGTCTCTGAATCTCGCGATGCCACCGCTTCCCAAGAATCCGTGTTCCTTGAACTGGGATTTGTCAATGAATTGATCGTCCTCAAGCAGAGAAGCCTTCTTGAGCGATTTCTTGAGCCACGCGGCGAGGTGCTCCGATGCCTCGTCGCTAAGGGGATCAATTCGCTTCGTCTTTAGAGTCCACA
Coding sequences:
- the ggt gene encoding gamma-glutamyltransferase encodes the protein MKTCIFLCLIVAAGGSLPRALADEQTVHCRQGVVVSVNGHASDVGLAIQKHGGNAVDSAVATALALAVTYPAAGNIGGGGYLLVMPSQGEPLVFDYREVAPAAATREMFIDPAARTPHRRVGVPGTVRGLALAHLRFGNLPWRDLVRPAIDLARDGFALDSATARSLNEVLATSDKSRFAELHRVFGKPDGAKWRAGDQLKEPELAQTLQCIAERGADGFYLGEVAEKISAEMKRGGGLVTGEDLASYRALARPPLRGMYRGFEILGVPPSSSGGTSLIEALNILECFDFDRDPTSPTNVHRTVEAMKRAYRDRARYLGDPLAAPIPDFLVDKAYARRLAATITGRATPSRELAGDIPLAAESKETTHISVVDKDRMAVSLTYTLENSYGSRVVVPGAGFLLNDEMNDFNWLPGVTDATGRIGTDANLVRPGKRMLSSMCPTIVARDGHPLLVTGSPGGRTIINTVLCVVTNLIDFHMDLRHAVDAPRFHHQWFPDEIRVEPAWSERAPELADKLRAMGHTLAPSAHQGDAHSIWIDPATGDLTGAADRRISGKAAGY